A stretch of Streptomyces vietnamensis DNA encodes these proteins:
- a CDS encoding MerR family transcriptional regulator — protein MRIGELARRSGVSERSLRYYEQQGLLRSERTPGGHRAYGEWAVDRVIRIQALYAAGLGSKKIAMLLPCMRDVDGGPTEYTTGELVEELTVERDRIDRMILDLVRSREVLDEVIDAATMRA, from the coding sequence ATGCGGATCGGCGAGCTGGCACGACGCTCCGGGGTGAGCGAGCGCTCCCTGCGTTACTACGAGCAGCAGGGCCTGTTGCGGTCCGAGCGCACCCCCGGCGGTCATCGCGCCTACGGGGAGTGGGCGGTCGACCGCGTCATCCGCATCCAGGCCCTCTACGCGGCGGGCCTGGGCAGCAAGAAGATCGCGATGCTGCTCCCGTGCATGCGGGACGTGGACGGCGGCCCGACGGAGTACACCACCGGTGAGCTGGTCGAGGAACTGACCGTCGAGCGTGACCGCATCGACCGCATGATCCTCGACCTCGTCCGTTCCCGCGAGGTTTTGGACGAGGTCATCGACGCCGCGACCATGAGAGCGTGA
- a CDS encoding alkene reductase, which yields MTNNAGGSRLFEATTLGPLALPNRLVMAPLTRNRADADGVPTSLMATYYAQRASAGLIIAEATTPSAVGQTYANIPALHTSAHVAGWREVTDAVREAGGRMFVQIQHGGRVGHPDTSGHVPVAPSPVALPEEIHTADGRRPSVVPRELTVDEIRSTVADFAAAARRAVDAGFEGVEVHAANGYLIHQFLAKNTNRRTDAYGGPVEHRIRFAVEVVQAVADAIGPERVGVRISPGVGVNGVEEGDTDSIYPALVAALADRGLAYLHVVFADPDQPLFQEIRKTWPGTLIANPVLGWGGPLPADGGRGAGERLLAAGADLISLGRSFLANPDLVERLRTGAPLNAVRDQYLMYTGGETGYTDYPTLDAPALVAS from the coding sequence ATGACGAACAACGCGGGCGGATCCCGCCTCTTCGAAGCCACCACCCTCGGCCCCCTCGCCCTCCCCAACCGGCTGGTCATGGCCCCGCTGACGCGCAACCGCGCCGACGCCGACGGGGTGCCGACCTCGCTCATGGCCACGTACTACGCGCAGCGCGCCTCCGCCGGCCTGATCATCGCCGAGGCCACCACGCCGAGCGCCGTCGGCCAGACCTACGCCAACATCCCCGCGCTCCACACCTCCGCCCACGTGGCGGGATGGCGCGAGGTCACCGACGCCGTACGGGAAGCCGGCGGGCGGATGTTCGTGCAGATCCAGCACGGTGGGCGGGTCGGCCACCCGGACACCAGCGGTCACGTCCCCGTCGCCCCCTCGCCGGTGGCGCTCCCCGAGGAGATCCACACCGCCGACGGGCGCCGGCCGTCCGTCGTCCCCCGCGAGCTGACGGTCGACGAGATCCGCTCGACCGTGGCCGACTTCGCCGCCGCCGCACGACGGGCCGTGGACGCGGGCTTCGAGGGGGTCGAGGTGCACGCCGCCAACGGCTACCTGATCCACCAGTTCCTCGCGAAGAACACCAACCGGCGCACCGACGCGTACGGCGGTCCGGTCGAGCACCGGATCCGGTTCGCGGTCGAGGTGGTCCAGGCCGTCGCGGACGCGATCGGCCCCGAGCGGGTCGGGGTGCGGATCTCCCCGGGAGTCGGCGTCAACGGCGTCGAGGAGGGCGACACCGACAGCATCTACCCGGCTCTCGTCGCCGCCCTGGCCGACCGGGGCCTCGCCTATCTGCACGTCGTGTTCGCCGACCCGGACCAGCCGCTGTTCCAGGAGATCCGCAAGACCTGGCCGGGCACGCTGATCGCCAACCCCGTCCTCGGGTGGGGAGGACCGCTGCCCGCCGACGGCGGCCGCGGTGCGGGCGAGCGGCTGCTCGCCGCCGGAGCCGACCTGATCTCCCTCGGCCGCAGCTTCCTGGCCAACCCGGACCTCGTCGAACGCCTGCGGACCGGTGCGCCGCTCAACGCCGTACGGGACCAGTACCTGATGTACACGGGCGGGGAGACGGGCTACACCGACTACCCCACCCTCGACGCGCCCGCGCTCGTGGCCTCCTGA